One region of Trichosurus vulpecula isolate mTriVul1 chromosome 1, mTriVul1.pri, whole genome shotgun sequence genomic DNA includes:
- the LOC118852795 gene encoding 40S ribosomal protein S21, which produces MQNDAGEFVDLYVPRKCSASNRIIGAKDHASIQMNVAEVDKVTGRFNGQFKTYAICGAIRRMGESDDSILRLAKNDGIVSKNF; this is translated from the coding sequence ATGCAGAACGACGCCGGAGAGTTCGTTGATCTGTACGTGCCGCGGAAATGCTCTGCGAGCAACAGGATCATCGGGGCCAAGGACCACGCGTCCATCCAGATGAACGTGGCCGAGGTTGACAAGGTTACAGGCAGATTCAATGGCCAGTTTAAAACCTATGCAATTTGTGGAGCAATTCGTAGAATGGGGGAATCTGATGACTCTATTCTCCGACTGGCAAAAAATGATGGTATTGTTTCAAAGAACTTCTAA